The following proteins are encoded in a genomic region of Prosthecobacter sp. SYSU 5D2:
- a CDS encoding sulfatase, producing MRFLHLLLPLLIASALHAAGPNVLFIMTDDYRPELASYGSPAITPNMDRLARRSVQFDRAYCQQAVCNPSRSSMLTGLRPDTLGLWNNGTHFRELKPGVMTLPLWFKQQGYTTRCVGKIFHNWHTAEKGDRRSWSADEFLHYANHGNDTPQIAGELPPNEITAPSLRNYGEVPLCECRDVPDEAYFDGRVAAEAVKVLAEVKDGPFFLAVGFWKPHAPFNAPKKYWDLYDRDKLPPLNPARPEGAPELAFHASTEVLGPVGEQVPPTPEQVAEMRHGYFANISYLDAQLGKVLDALEKSGVAENTVITFVGDHGYHLGEHSLWGKTSTFDYDARVPFMIARADGKNGGAKTDSLAELVDLFPTLVEMCGLPIPEGLEGDSLAAVVADPAVSVKPAAFTQHPRPAYFDREPEKRPKAMGYSVRTGGVRYTEWRDWLTGEVVAKELYDHRTDSAELKNRTGAPELAKEEAVAAKLLLAQFPIVKR from the coding sequence ATGCGTTTTTTGCACTTGCTTCTCCCGCTGTTAATCGCATCCGCCCTGCACGCGGCGGGCCCGAATGTCCTGTTCATCATGACGGATGATTATCGGCCGGAGCTGGCCAGTTATGGATCACCCGCCATCACACCGAACATGGACCGGCTGGCGCGGCGCAGTGTGCAGTTTGACCGTGCCTACTGCCAGCAGGCGGTGTGCAATCCGTCCCGCTCATCCATGCTCACAGGCCTGCGTCCGGATACACTGGGCCTGTGGAATAACGGTACGCATTTCCGCGAGCTGAAGCCGGGCGTGATGACGCTGCCGCTGTGGTTCAAGCAGCAGGGCTATACCACGCGCTGCGTGGGCAAGATCTTCCATAACTGGCACACGGCGGAAAAGGGCGACCGCCGTTCCTGGAGTGCGGATGAGTTTCTGCACTATGCGAACCATGGCAATGACACGCCGCAGATCGCGGGTGAGCTGCCGCCGAATGAGATCACCGCGCCGAGCCTGCGGAACTATGGCGAGGTGCCGCTGTGCGAGTGCCGCGATGTGCCGGACGAGGCGTATTTTGACGGACGCGTCGCGGCGGAGGCGGTGAAGGTGCTGGCGGAGGTGAAGGACGGGCCGTTTTTCCTGGCGGTGGGTTTCTGGAAGCCGCATGCGCCCTTCAATGCACCCAAGAAGTACTGGGATCTCTATGACCGCGACAAGCTGCCGCCGCTGAACCCGGCCCGGCCTGAGGGCGCGCCGGAGCTGGCCTTCCATGCGAGCACGGAGGTGCTGGGCCCGGTGGGTGAGCAGGTGCCACCGACTCCTGAGCAGGTGGCGGAGATGCGGCACGGCTACTTTGCCAACATCAGCTACCTGGATGCGCAGCTTGGCAAGGTGCTGGATGCGCTGGAGAAGAGCGGTGTGGCAGAAAATACGGTGATCACCTTTGTGGGGGATCATGGGTATCATCTGGGGGAGCACTCGCTGTGGGGAAAAACGTCCACCTTTGACTACGATGCGCGGGTGCCCTTCATGATCGCACGGGCGGATGGCAAGAACGGTGGTGCGAAGACGGACTCCCTGGCGGAGCTGGTGGACCTGTTCCCGACGCTGGTGGAGATGTGCGGCCTGCCGATACCGGAAGGGCTGGAGGGCGACAGCCTGGCGGCCGTGGTAGCAGACCCGGCGGTCTCGGTGAAACCGGCGGCCTTTACCCAGCATCCGCGCCCGGCGTATTTTGATCGCGAGCCGGAAAAGCGGCCCAAGGCCATGGGCTACAGCGTGCGCACTGGCGGTGTGCGCTACACGGAGTGGCGCGACTGGCTGACCGGTGAGGTCGTGGCCAAGGAACTGTATGACCACCGCACCGATTCGGCGGAGCTGAAGAACCGCACCGGAGCGCCGGAACTGGCGAAGGAAGAGGCCGTGGCCGCGAAGCTGCTGCTTGCGCAGTTTCCGATAGTGAAGCGGTGA